In Rhizobium jaguaris, a single window of DNA contains:
- a CDS encoding ABC transporter permease has product MFLFILRRLAIAIPTLLLVSILVFGLLKLLPGDPAIALAGEDRDPAVIEFLRHKYMLDQPLYTQYVHWLWGILQGDFGLSIRTKLPIGEMILEKLPVTIQLSVMAMILALVIGIPAGVIAALKRGTPVDYGVSILGLAGLSVPSFWLGIMLILAFAVKLGWLPSGGYVGLFDSPLDNLRYMLMPSIVLGTAAAAIVMRHTRSSMLQTLRQDYVRTARAKGLKERIVVIRHVLRNGLIPVVTVSSLHFGELLSGAVLTEQVFGIPGFGKMVVDGVFGRDYAVVQAVVLCSSAMFLLLNLFADIAYVILSPRLRG; this is encoded by the coding sequence ATGTTTCTTTTTATCCTGCGCCGCCTGGCGATCGCCATTCCAACCTTATTGCTGGTATCGATCCTGGTTTTCGGCCTGTTGAAGCTTCTGCCCGGCGATCCGGCGATTGCGCTGGCCGGCGAGGACCGCGATCCCGCCGTCATTGAGTTCCTGCGGCATAAATACATGCTGGACCAGCCGCTCTACACCCAATATGTCCATTGGCTCTGGGGCATCCTGCAAGGCGATTTCGGCCTGTCGATCCGCACGAAGCTGCCGATCGGCGAGATGATCCTCGAGAAATTGCCGGTCACCATCCAGCTTTCGGTCATGGCGATGATCCTTGCGCTGGTCATCGGGATTCCTGCCGGTGTCATTGCGGCGCTGAAGCGTGGTACACCTGTGGATTACGGTGTCAGTATACTCGGATTGGCTGGTCTTTCTGTTCCGAGCTTCTGGCTCGGCATCATGCTGATCCTCGCCTTTGCGGTGAAGCTAGGCTGGTTGCCATCGGGGGGGTACGTCGGTCTGTTCGATTCGCCGCTCGACAATCTGCGCTATATGTTGATGCCGAGCATCGTATTGGGAACGGCGGCTGCCGCGATTGTCATGCGTCACACCCGGAGCTCCATGTTGCAGACGCTACGGCAGGATTATGTCCGAACCGCCCGTGCCAAGGGCCTGAAGGAGCGCATCGTCGTTATCCGGCATGTGTTACGCAACGGCTTGATCCCGGTGGTCACCGTCAGCTCGCTGCATTTCGGCGAGCTTCTGTCCGGCGCGGTGCTGACCGAGCAGGTCTTCGGCATCCCTGGCTTCGGCAAGATGGTGGTCGACGGCGTGTTCGGCCGTGACTATGCGGTCGTCCAGGCCGTCGTTCTCTGCTCGTCAGCGATGTTCCTGCTGCTCAATCTTTTTGCCGATATCGCCTATGTCATTCTGAGCCCGAGGTTGCGCGGATGA
- a CDS encoding purple acid phosphatase family protein, with the protein MKTPDSDKNFDISRRRLLAAAGIGTGVLLTASFTSAEENAPAPTAASSPSPVETPPVAGLHLQFGADASAEMVVSWHTLQPVKQPRVLIGRLDGKLEQTVAAVESSYVDGKSNQTVYAWHAKVGGLDADAAYLYAALHDGAEPQFGTFRTSPRGRQPLTFTSFGDQGTPTLGKVFHPPAGVTLQGVTYINDNLGSPAAGDTTLGVERLRPLFHLFNGDLCYANLAQDRVRTWWDFWNNNTRSARNRPWMPSPGNHENELGNGPIGYKAYQTYFSLPAADGQTEVTHGLWYSFTAGSMRVIAIANDDVCYQDGGDSYVRGYSGGAQKAWLEKELAAAHDDKDIDWLVVCMHQVAISTADKFNGADLGIREEWLPLFDKYGVDLVVCGHEHHYERSHPIRGLQNNKTLTPIPVGTATDVIDTTKGTVHMVIGGGGTSVPSNELFFNPPCCRVIMGVGDKNPTTGKRPPIYVAEDATWSAVRNAAHSYGFAAFDVDPGAHQGDLTTMKVTYYDVVGQDGQLSPFESFTLRRPRRD; encoded by the coding sequence ATGAAAACACCGGACAGCGATAAGAACTTTGACATCAGCCGCCGCAGACTCCTTGCCGCCGCCGGCATTGGCACCGGTGTGCTTCTGACGGCTTCGTTCACCAGCGCCGAGGAGAATGCGCCGGCACCGACTGCCGCTAGTTCGCCGAGCCCGGTGGAAACGCCCCCGGTGGCGGGGCTCCATCTTCAGTTCGGCGCCGATGCGTCCGCCGAGATGGTGGTCTCCTGGCATACGCTCCAGCCGGTGAAGCAGCCGCGCGTCCTGATCGGCCGGCTCGACGGCAAGCTCGAACAAACGGTGGCCGCCGTCGAATCCAGCTATGTCGACGGCAAATCAAACCAGACCGTCTATGCCTGGCACGCCAAGGTCGGTGGGCTCGACGCCGATGCCGCCTATCTCTACGCCGCGCTGCACGATGGCGCCGAGCCGCAATTCGGCACTTTCCGCACCTCACCGCGTGGTCGCCAGCCCCTTACGTTCACCAGCTTCGGTGACCAGGGCACACCGACTCTCGGCAAGGTCTTCCACCCGCCGGCGGGTGTCACGCTGCAAGGCGTCACCTATATCAACGACAATCTCGGTTCGCCCGCGGCAGGCGACACCACGCTCGGCGTCGAGCGCCTGCGCCCCCTCTTCCACCTGTTCAATGGGGATCTGTGCTACGCTAACCTCGCCCAGGACCGCGTGCGAACCTGGTGGGATTTTTGGAACAACAACACCCGCAGCGCCCGCAACCGCCCGTGGATGCCTTCGCCCGGCAACCACGAGAACGAACTCGGCAACGGGCCGATCGGCTACAAAGCCTACCAGACCTATTTTTCCTTGCCAGCCGCCGATGGCCAGACCGAGGTGACACATGGGCTTTGGTACAGTTTCACTGCCGGCTCGATGCGGGTGATCGCCATCGCCAATGACGATGTCTGCTACCAGGATGGTGGCGATTCCTATGTGCGCGGCTATTCCGGCGGCGCGCAGAAAGCATGGCTCGAGAAGGAGCTCGCCGCAGCCCACGACGACAAGGACATCGACTGGCTGGTGGTTTGCATGCACCAAGTCGCCATTTCCACCGCCGACAAGTTCAACGGCGCCGATCTAGGCATCCGCGAGGAATGGCTGCCGCTGTTCGACAAATATGGCGTGGACCTGGTGGTCTGCGGCCATGAGCATCATTACGAGCGCTCCCACCCCATCCGCGGCCTGCAGAACAACAAGACGCTGACGCCGATCCCGGTCGGTACCGCCACCGACGTGATCGACACCACCAAGGGTACGGTGCACATGGTGATCGGCGGCGGCGGCACGTCCGTGCCCTCCAACGAACTTTTCTTCAACCCGCCCTGCTGTCGAGTGATCATGGGCGTGGGCGACAAGAATCCCACCACCGGCAAGCGTCCGCCGATCTACGTGGCCGAGGACGCGACCTGGTCGGCCGTGCGCAACGCCGCCCACTCCTATGGCTTCGCCGCTTTCGATGTCGACCCGGGCGCCCATCAAGGCGATCTCACTACCATGAAGGTGACCTATTACGACGTGGTGGGCCAGGATGGCCAGCTCTCTCCGTTCGAGAGCTTCACGCTGCGCCGTCCACGGCGAGACTAA
- a CDS encoding ABC transporter permease has protein sequence MNTTEATLAIPAASGNRRSALRRCLSQPSAIIGGLIVLFFVLVAILAPVIAPFPPNVSSWLAVRQAPSALHWFGTDDLGRDILSRVIFGARASLLVGLVSVVIAIVIGVPLGLISGYFGGIVDVVISRCTDALLSCPFLVLAIAFATFLNPSLENAMIAIGISAMPIFVRLTRGQVLTVKTEDYIAAARLLGVPNIKIMGVYVMPNILAPVVVQATITMATAVLAEASLAFLGLGQRPPDPSWGSMLDTARQFLQQAPWMPIWPGVAIIVLVMGFNLLGDGLNDALDPRQD, from the coding sequence ATGAACACGACCGAAGCCACGCTCGCCATTCCAGCCGCTTCCGGCAATCGCCGATCCGCGCTGAGGCGCTGCCTCAGCCAGCCGAGCGCCATCATCGGCGGCCTCATCGTTCTTTTCTTCGTGCTGGTCGCGATCCTCGCGCCCGTCATTGCGCCATTTCCGCCGAACGTATCGAGCTGGCTTGCCGTCCGGCAGGCACCTTCGGCGCTGCACTGGTTCGGCACCGACGATCTTGGCCGCGATATCCTCTCTCGCGTTATCTTCGGTGCACGCGCTTCGCTGCTTGTCGGTCTCGTCTCGGTGGTGATAGCCATCGTCATCGGTGTGCCGCTCGGCCTGATCTCCGGCTATTTCGGCGGTATCGTCGATGTCGTGATTTCCCGCTGCACGGATGCGTTGCTGTCCTGCCCCTTCCTGGTGCTCGCGATTGCCTTTGCGACCTTCCTCAATCCCAGTCTCGAAAATGCGATGATCGCCATCGGCATCTCGGCGATGCCGATCTTCGTTCGTCTGACGCGCGGGCAAGTGCTGACCGTCAAGACCGAGGACTATATTGCCGCGGCGCGCCTGCTGGGTGTGCCCAATATCAAGATCATGGGCGTCTACGTGATGCCGAATATCCTGGCGCCGGTCGTCGTACAGGCCACGATCACCATGGCGACGGCGGTGCTTGCCGAAGCGAGCCTTGCCTTCCTCGGCCTTGGCCAGCGCCCACCGGATCCGTCCTGGGGTTCGATGCTTGACACGGCACGACAATTCCTGCAGCAGGCGCCGTGGATGCCGATCTGGCCGGGTGTGGCGATCATCGTGCTGGTCATGGGCTTCAACCTGCTCGGCGACGGCCTCAACGATGCGCTCGATCCGCGCCAGGATTGA
- a CDS encoding TetR/AcrR family transcriptional regulator: protein MVEIQIIERRPRGRPQLRCDDDTKSLIIEAADAQFRENGYAAASINAIAQSAGVSTKTLYRLFPTKADLFSSIVSDRISRFFLALDQSTLATMDLRQGLERLLTAYGMLTMSDDTIDIMRLVIAESDRFPEIATSFYETAIVGSNAFMEKWLTTQCERGLIRLEDPHMASGMLRGMMIMEPQRAAILRQLPPPNIAEISRRARICAEVFLKGCQV from the coding sequence ATGGTCGAAATTCAAATAATTGAGAGGCGCCCCCGCGGCCGACCTCAGCTTCGCTGCGACGACGACACGAAAAGCCTGATCATCGAGGCCGCCGACGCGCAATTCCGGGAAAACGGCTACGCGGCGGCAAGCATCAATGCGATCGCCCAATCCGCCGGCGTTTCGACGAAGACACTCTATCGGCTTTTTCCGACCAAGGCCGATCTGTTCTCAAGCATCGTTTCCGACCGCATAAGCCGGTTTTTCCTGGCGCTGGACCAGTCGACGCTGGCGACGATGGATTTGCGTCAGGGACTGGAGCGGCTGCTGACGGCCTATGGCATGCTGACGATGTCGGACGACACCATCGACATCATGCGTCTCGTCATCGCCGAATCGGACCGCTTTCCGGAAATCGCCACGTCCTTCTATGAGACCGCGATCGTCGGCTCGAACGCCTTCATGGAAAAATGGCTGACGACGCAGTGCGAGCGCGGGCTCATCCGCCTGGAAGACCCGCATATGGCCTCGGGCATGCTGCGTGGAATGATGATCATGGAGCCGCAGCGCGCCGCCATCCTGCGCCAGCTCCCTCCCCCGAACATCGCGGAGATCAGCCGGCGGGCGCGAATTTGCGCCGAGGTGTTCCTGAAAGGCTGCCAGGTTTGA
- a CDS encoding Gfo/Idh/MocA family protein, whose protein sequence is MEPVKIGIIGAGNISNSYLRGAARSKLIKVKAIADIRTEAAQAKAKAFGVEAVTVDELLSDPEIELAVNLTLPMVHADVSHQIISAGKHVYSEKPLTATFAEAGLVMEAARAKNLRVGGAPDTFLGAAHQAARAVIDAGRIGKPVGGAVTFMTRSSAHRYANPSFFIFKQGGGPMLDMGAYYLTQLINLLGPIKRVSAISTNGIPQREVVQGPLTGAVIDVEVPTFYNGVLEFLGGANVAISMSWEVHRHRRSHMEIYGTEGSLVIPDPNFFGGTPQIAEAGGDWENVDISAYPFGTPNRVMDDGRSEADYRMIGVVDMAMAIRHSRPHRANGDMAMHVLEALEGFEQSSVEGQHVAITTPCARPAVVPQGADEEVFDA, encoded by the coding sequence GTGGAACCTGTTAAGATCGGCATCATCGGCGCCGGCAACATCAGCAACTCGTATCTAAGGGGCGCGGCACGATCAAAGCTCATCAAAGTCAAAGCGATAGCAGACATCCGGACGGAGGCCGCGCAAGCCAAGGCTAAGGCATTCGGGGTTGAGGCCGTCACCGTCGATGAGTTGCTCTCCGATCCGGAGATCGAGCTCGCGGTCAATCTCACGCTGCCAATGGTACATGCAGACGTCAGCCATCAGATCATATCGGCCGGTAAGCATGTCTATTCGGAAAAGCCGTTGACGGCGACCTTCGCCGAGGCGGGTCTGGTGATGGAAGCTGCGCGCGCCAAGAACCTGCGCGTCGGCGGTGCGCCCGACACTTTCCTGGGAGCAGCGCATCAGGCTGCCCGCGCCGTGATCGATGCCGGCCGTATCGGCAAACCGGTTGGCGGCGCCGTCACTTTCATGACCCGCAGTTCGGCGCATCGCTACGCCAACCCTTCCTTCTTCATCTTCAAACAGGGCGGCGGGCCGATGCTCGACATGGGCGCTTACTACCTGACGCAGCTCATTAATTTGCTGGGACCGATCAAGCGCGTTTCGGCGATCTCCACCAACGGGATTCCGCAGCGCGAAGTCGTCCAGGGGCCGCTGACCGGCGCCGTGATCGACGTCGAGGTTCCGACCTTCTACAACGGCGTACTCGAATTTCTGGGCGGCGCCAATGTTGCCATCTCGATGTCCTGGGAGGTGCATAGGCATCGGCGCTCGCACATGGAAATCTACGGCACGGAAGGCAGCCTCGTCATTCCAGATCCCAATTTCTTCGGCGGCACGCCGCAGATCGCCGAGGCGGGGGGCGACTGGGAAAATGTCGATATCTCCGCCTATCCCTTCGGCACTCCAAACCGTGTGATGGATGACGGCCGCTCGGAGGCGGACTATCGCATGATCGGCGTTGTCGACATGGCCATGGCTATCCGCCACAGCCGCCCACACCGCGCCAACGGCGATATGGCCATGCATGTCCTCGAAGCCCTGGAAGGCTTCGAACAGTCTTCGGTTGAGGGCCAGCATGTCGCCATCACCACACCTTGCGCGCGCCCGGCGGTCGTGCCGCAAGGTGCAGATGAGGAGGTTTTCGACGCTTGA
- a CDS encoding GntR family transcriptional regulator, which yields MPDPIIPAPPHARSAGMRVYPHEPRAQVDRKASLVEDAYQALKASILDGTLPAGYQAVEQRIAEQLKMSRTPVHEAVIRLQHEGLVRVLPRRGVQVLPISAADMIEVYQLLTAMEGMAAALLAEHPERSEYPLRMMEDATNQMERTLNAGDLRGWARADDQFHRLLVGECGNQRLARIAATMADQAQRARTLTLSFRPVPELSVQEHRLMISAIRAGDIVGARAAAEQHRTRASSEILNAIERL from the coding sequence ATGCCAGATCCAATCATTCCCGCACCACCCCATGCCCGTTCCGCAGGCATGCGCGTCTATCCCCACGAACCTCGGGCGCAAGTCGACCGCAAAGCTTCGCTGGTGGAGGATGCGTATCAGGCGCTGAAGGCCAGCATTCTCGATGGGACGCTGCCGGCTGGCTATCAAGCCGTGGAGCAGCGTATCGCCGAGCAGCTCAAGATGAGCCGCACGCCAGTGCATGAGGCGGTGATCCGCCTGCAGCATGAGGGGCTGGTGCGCGTATTGCCGCGGCGCGGCGTGCAGGTGCTGCCGATTTCGGCTGCCGATATGATCGAGGTCTATCAGTTGTTGACTGCTATGGAGGGCATGGCTGCAGCTTTGCTGGCCGAACATCCGGAGCGCTCCGAATATCCTCTGCGGATGATGGAAGACGCAACCAACCAGATGGAGCGCACGCTGAATGCCGGCGACCTGCGCGGCTGGGCCCGCGCCGACGATCAATTCCATCGCCTGCTGGTCGGTGAATGCGGCAATCAGCGCCTGGCGCGCATCGCCGCCACGATGGCCGATCAGGCACAGCGCGCTCGCACGTTAACGCTGTCTTTCCGCCCGGTCCCGGAACTCTCCGTCCAGGAGCATCGGCTGATGATATCAGCCATCCGGGCCGGCGACATCGTCGGCGCACGGGCAGCGGCAGAACAGCATCGCACGCGCGCGAGCAGCGAGATTCTGAACGCGATAGAGCGGCTTTGA
- a CDS encoding sugar phosphate isomerase/epimerase family protein has protein sequence MSDLSPRVTADGYRIAINPIQWLASEDGFLDRSKAPPLDDFLAQIRQVGFPAAVIAIPVGTSLEDYKAAFERAGILPAPSYFGIPSPEAEVPLEKTLEEAKLAGSRQAALGLKDIFIAVHMPPKLRPRVDKPAVGAMFDQARLDFIIDQLGNVAEALKAEGVMPALHPHVGTWIETENDTRRTLDTIGPGTLNFGPDSGHLSWAGADVLGLFRSYRDRISIMHIKDIRLDVRDAAIAAGKSYPQTALDGLWAEPGIGNLDIKAMLTELGPSFDGWIVAEVDRPTMPPYESAVVSANYLRELRRPSA, from the coding sequence ATGTCTGATCTATCGCCACGAGTAACTGCGGACGGCTACCGGATCGCCATCAACCCTATTCAGTGGCTGGCATCGGAGGACGGCTTCCTGGATCGCAGCAAGGCGCCGCCGCTCGATGATTTTCTGGCGCAAATCCGACAGGTCGGCTTTCCTGCCGCCGTCATCGCGATTCCTGTCGGCACATCGCTGGAAGACTACAAGGCGGCTTTCGAGCGCGCCGGAATCCTGCCGGCCCCGAGCTATTTCGGCATCCCGAGCCCCGAGGCGGAGGTGCCGCTCGAAAAAACTTTGGAGGAGGCAAAACTTGCCGGCAGTCGGCAGGCTGCTTTGGGCCTCAAGGATATCTTCATCGCCGTGCACATGCCGCCGAAGCTGCGTCCGCGCGTCGACAAGCCAGCGGTCGGTGCGATGTTCGACCAGGCGAGGCTCGATTTCATCATCGACCAGCTTGGTAACGTTGCCGAGGCGCTGAAAGCCGAGGGCGTCATGCCGGCCTTGCATCCGCATGTCGGAACCTGGATCGAGACCGAAAACGACACGCGCCGGACACTTGACACCATTGGTCCGGGCACGCTGAATTTCGGCCCCGACAGCGGCCATCTTTCCTGGGCCGGCGCCGATGTGCTCGGCCTTTTCCGATCCTATAGGGATCGTATCAGCATCATGCATATCAAGGATATCAGGCTTGACGTCCGCGACGCGGCGATTGCGGCGGGCAAGAGCTATCCGCAAACGGCGCTGGACGGTCTCTGGGCCGAGCCGGGGATCGGCAATCTCGATATCAAGGCCATGCTTACTGAACTCGGCCCAAGCTTCGACGGTTGGATCGTCGCGGAAGTCGACCGGCCAACCATGCCGCCTTACGAGAGCGCGGTGGTTAGTGCCAATTACCTGCGTGAGCTGCGCCGACCGAGCGCATAG
- a CDS encoding DHA2 family efflux MFS transporter permease subunit translates to MSTIAATAIPQPSARASTREWIAVLAGMIGAFMAILNIQITNASLLDIEGGIGTGVDNGAWISTSYLIGEIVVIPLTAFFSNVFSFRRYILVNSILFPLFSIACAFAHDLGTMIVLRGLQGFAGGVLIPMAFTMILTKLPKAQQPTGLAIFALSVTVAPAIGPTIGGYLTENYGWQTIFFINALPSAIMAIALALTLEKGPMRLNLLKQGDWAGIVTMAIGLSALQTVLEEGNKDDWFSSPFILKLSVIAVISLSAFIWIELTVQNPLVKLRLLKQRNFGIGVLVNVLVGFALFGSVYILPQYLGQVQRYNAEQIGNVLAWTGLPQLILIPLVPMMMKRFDVRYIGFLGIGIFAISCFMNVTLSADTAGDQFWIPNIVRAIGQAMVITPITAITTAGIAPADAAAASGLTNMLRNLGGAVGTATLGTVLTKREQFHSNIIGQSVTLARDEVRERLTQMTNYFLAHGVSDHALAAQKATVALGSIIKRQALIMGFSDTFAVIGILLATAAIATLFARKPQAGGGAGAH, encoded by the coding sequence ATGTCCACCATCGCAGCCACCGCCATCCCGCAGCCGAGTGCGAGAGCAAGCACCAGAGAATGGATTGCCGTGCTTGCCGGCATGATCGGCGCCTTCATGGCGATCCTGAATATCCAGATCACCAATGCCTCGCTCCTCGATATCGAGGGCGGCATCGGCACGGGCGTCGACAATGGCGCCTGGATATCGACCTCCTATCTGATCGGCGAAATCGTCGTTATTCCTTTGACGGCCTTCTTTAGCAACGTCTTCTCGTTTCGCCGCTATATCCTTGTGAATTCGATCCTGTTTCCGCTGTTCTCGATCGCCTGTGCTTTCGCGCATGATCTCGGCACGATGATCGTCCTGCGCGGGCTGCAGGGCTTTGCCGGCGGTGTGCTCATCCCCATGGCCTTCACCATGATCCTGACCAAGCTGCCCAAGGCGCAACAGCCAACCGGGCTTGCGATCTTCGCGCTTTCGGTCACGGTCGCCCCGGCCATCGGCCCCACCATCGGCGGTTATCTGACGGAGAATTACGGCTGGCAGACGATCTTTTTCATCAACGCCCTGCCGAGCGCGATCATGGCGATCGCCCTCGCGCTGACACTCGAGAAAGGACCGATGCGGCTTAACCTGCTGAAGCAGGGCGACTGGGCTGGCATCGTGACGATGGCAATCGGGCTTTCAGCGCTGCAGACCGTGCTCGAAGAGGGCAACAAGGACGATTGGTTCTCCTCGCCCTTCATCTTGAAGCTCAGCGTCATTGCCGTCATCTCGCTCAGCGCCTTCATCTGGATAGAGCTCACCGTCCAGAACCCGCTGGTGAAGCTGCGGCTTCTAAAGCAACGCAATTTTGGTATCGGTGTTCTCGTCAACGTATTGGTCGGTTTCGCGCTCTTCGGCTCGGTCTATATCCTGCCGCAATATCTCGGCCAGGTGCAGCGTTACAATGCCGAACAGATTGGTAACGTGCTTGCATGGACGGGTCTGCCGCAGCTCATCCTCATTCCCTTGGTTCCGATGATGATGAAGCGCTTCGATGTACGTTATATCGGCTTCCTCGGCATTGGCATCTTCGCCATAAGCTGCTTCATGAACGTGACGCTTTCAGCCGACACGGCCGGCGATCAATTCTGGATCCCGAATATCGTGCGCGCCATCGGCCAGGCCATGGTGATCACCCCGATCACCGCCATCACAACGGCCGGTATTGCACCCGCTGATGCCGCCGCCGCATCCGGCCTGACCAACATGCTACGAAATCTCGGCGGTGCGGTCGGAACGGCGACGCTCGGCACGGTGCTCACCAAGCGCGAGCAGTTCCACTCCAACATCATCGGCCAGTCGGTGACGCTGGCGCGCGACGAGGTGAGGGAGCGGCTGACGCAAATGACCAACTATTTCCTGGCGCATGGCGTCTCGGATCACGCACTTGCAGCGCAGAAGGCAACGGTCGCTCTCGGCAGCATCATCAAGCGGCAGGCACTGATCATGGGTTTCAGCGACACCTTCGCCGTCATCGGTATCCTGCTGGCGACCGCGGCAATCGCCACGCTTTTCGCACGTAAGCCACAAGCCGGTGGCGGGGCAGGAGCTCATTGA
- a CDS encoding HlyD family secretion protein codes for MDAGKPDVSVELARIAVEEKPTAKKRGKSFLFGATALAVIAAAAYYGHNYWTVGRFQVSTDDAYVQADNSAIAPKISGYITDVVVNDNQTVKAGQVLARIDDRDFKTALDQAKADVAAAQADVEAKLASLDTQQSLISAAQATVDVDKANETFAEQNDKRYANLSVNGYAPVQTAQQAASQIAAARAAIDRDTASLAATTKQVDLLKAQLAQAKATLAHDQAVQSQAELNLSYTTIMAPLDGVVGNRTLRVGQYVQAGTQLMSVVPTSAAYIVANYKETQLTDVHAGQPVDIEVDMFPGRVYHGHVDSLAPASGQEFALLPPDNATGNFTKVVQRIPVKIVLDSDTVASGDLRPGMSVQPSIDIKTADQGHGA; via the coding sequence ATGGATGCAGGCAAGCCGGATGTGTCGGTCGAACTGGCGCGCATCGCCGTTGAGGAAAAGCCGACGGCGAAGAAGCGGGGCAAGTCGTTCCTGTTTGGGGCTACCGCACTCGCCGTGATCGCTGCCGCTGCTTACTACGGTCATAACTACTGGACGGTCGGCCGCTTCCAGGTGTCGACCGACGATGCCTATGTACAGGCCGACAACAGTGCCATCGCGCCGAAGATCTCCGGCTATATCACGGATGTCGTGGTCAACGACAATCAGACCGTCAAGGCAGGGCAGGTGCTTGCCCGCATCGACGATCGCGACTTCAAGACGGCGCTCGATCAGGCTAAGGCAGACGTCGCCGCCGCTCAGGCCGATGTCGAGGCCAAGCTGGCGTCCCTTGACACGCAGCAGTCATTGATCTCGGCCGCCCAGGCGACCGTCGATGTCGACAAGGCCAATGAGACCTTCGCCGAGCAGAACGATAAGCGCTATGCGAACCTATCCGTCAACGGATACGCGCCGGTGCAGACCGCACAACAGGCCGCCTCGCAGATCGCCGCCGCCCGCGCCGCGATCGATCGTGACACGGCATCGCTGGCTGCAACGACCAAGCAGGTCGATCTGCTAAAGGCGCAACTGGCGCAGGCTAAGGCGACGCTTGCTCATGACCAGGCCGTCCAGAGCCAGGCCGAGCTCAATCTGTCCTATACGACGATCATGGCGCCGCTCGACGGTGTCGTCGGCAACCGCACGCTCCGCGTTGGCCAATATGTGCAGGCGGGCACACAGTTGATGTCGGTCGTGCCGACCTCGGCGGCCTATATCGTCGCGAATTACAAAGAGACCCAGTTGACCGACGTGCATGCCGGCCAGCCGGTCGATATCGAAGTCGATATGTTCCCCGGCCGCGTCTATCACGGCCACGTCGACAGCCTGGCGCCTGCCAGCGGCCAGGAATTCGCACTGCTGCCGCCGGACAATGCCACCGGCAATTTCACCAAGGTCGTGCAGCGCATCCCGGTCAAGATCGTTCTCGATAGCGACACCGTCGCTTCCGGTGATCTGCGTCCCGGCATGTCGGTACAGCCGAGCATCGACATCAAGACGGCCGATCAGGGCCATGGTGCGTGA